The genomic window CGAAGTCATCGATGTAGGGAACCAACGAAGGCCCGGGGATTTTCTCCAGTTCCTTCACGTGGAAATGGGTGGTGACCTGCGCGCTCACCGGCAGCAGTCCGGCGATGTCACCTGGTGCCAGCCCGTAAGGTTTCAGCCACTTCGCATCCATGCCCACCATCAAGGCGAGGTAGCCGCCCGCCGAGTGGCCGCCGACGAAGACCTTCTTCGGGTCGCCACCGTACTTCCCGATGTTCTTGATCGTCCAAGCCACCGCCGCCGCCGCGTCCTCGATGAAGACCGGGCAGGGGACTTGTGGGGAAAGCCGGTAGCCTGCGGAAACAAGCGCCACTCCATCCCCCGGGAACTGCGGAAAATCACGTTTGCCTCCCGTCAGCCCGCCACCGTGGAACCAGATCAGCGTGGCGAATCCCTCCTTGTCCGCAGGCAACCGCATGTCCAGCGCACAACGGTGTTCCGGGTCCTCCTGTTTTGTCTCCGCGGGATAATAAGGGATGCTGGCGGCAGGAGCGGCTTCTTTCGCATACGCGGTGACGAAACAGGCTTGGAGGATCAGCAGGGTTTTGAGAAACTTCATGGTGGCGATGCTGCCTTACGGATACCCGGCTGACGATTCAGGAATTTCATCCATGCTTTTCCCATCATTCCTGCTTCCGGATCTGCCATTCCACGATTCATTCTCCTGCCGTGACGGAGATCCGGGAAATCGCGGAGCGCGTGTTGTTCGCGGAGACGCTTGAGGAAAAGCTGCGGCTGGGGCCGGTCGGCGCGGTGGATCATTCACCGGGCCCGGCGATCGCCTTGCCGGATGCTCCGGGACGCCCCCGGGAGCTGCGGGTGCGCGGCAATGGGGTGCGGGTGGATTTTCCCGGGATTCATCGGCTGGACGATGATCGGGAGAGGGGGGTGATGCTGCATTTCCTGGCGAATCACGAACTGTTGGCCGCGGAGCTGATGGCGCTGGTGCTGCTGCGTTTCCCGGACGCGCCGAAGGAATACCGCGCCGGGGTTTACGAGGCGATGCGCGAGGAGCAGGCTCACGCGCTGATGTACGTGCGGCGCATGAAGGAGTGTGGCATCGCATTCGGGGAACTGCCGGTGAACGATCATTTCTGGCGGCTCATCGCACCGATGGAGACCCCCTTGGACTTCGTCACGCGGTTGAACCTCACGTTCGAGCAGGCGAATCTGGATTTTTCAAAACACTATGCCGGACTCTTCCGCCAGGTCGGCGATACGGCGACGGCGGCGGTGTTGGAAAAAATCCATCAGGATGAGATCGGGCACGTGGGCCATGGCTTGAAATGGTTCCGCCGCTGGAAGGAGGGCGGGGAAACGGATTGGCAGGCCTTCCGTCGTTGTCTGCATTTTCCGCTCACCCCGGCGCGGGCGAAAGGGCTGGCTCCGTTCAATGCGGACAGCAGACGGCTCGCCGGGCTGGACGAGGATTTCATCAGCCATCTGGAAGTTTGCGAGCATTCACGCGGAAGAACGCCGGTGGTGCATTGGTTCAATCCGAACGCGGAATCGCATGCCCGTGCCACGATGATCGGGAAACCCTGGCAGCCGGATAAAACGGCGCTGGCACTCGAGCATGATCTTGAGGCGCTCATGCTGGGCTGCTGCCGGCGGGATGATGCCGTGCTGATGCGCGCCGCGCCATCCATCGACCATCTCACGAGTCTCAAGAACGCGGGCTATGAGTTGCCGGAAATCATGACGGTTGGCAGCCCCGCCGGTCGCAAGCTCGGCGGACTGAGGCCGTGGGCATGGTCGCCGGATGCGGTCGAACGGCTTCGTCCCTATGCGGACGACGTCTCGCCGAACGTGGACCAACCCTGGCGGGAGGCGCTTCCTGCGGAATGGTTTTCAAAGGAAATCGGCCTGCGTCTGGAGCATGCCATGGGCCCTGTTCCGGAAACCGGATTGTTGTTTCATGAGGTGGAACCTGTCCTCTCGGCGATCCAGCGGCATCTCGGCTCCGGACAGGCCCTGCTCAAGGCACCCATGTCCTACGCGGGTCGCGGGCATCTGCGGGTGAATGCGGAGAGCGATCCGCTGAAGACACGCAACTGGATTTCCAACACCCTCGCCAGCCACGGCTCTGTCGTCGTCGAGCCATGGCTGGATCGCGTGATGGATTTCTCCGCACTCTACGAAATGAAAGCCGATGGCGCCGTCCCGCTCATCGGCATGACCCGCATGGAAAACGACGCGGCGGGACGCTTTCTCGGCATCCGGGTGAGTCCGAAATGGGGAACGATCTTGGACCCGGAGATCGCGGTGTATTTATTCCGCGAAGCCCGGGTGATGGAGGTCTATCAGAAACAGATTCCGGCGTTGCTGGGTGGATTGCTTCCCGGCTATGTCGGACCGTTGTGTGTGGATGCGATGGTCCACCGTCGCGCGGACGGTTCGCCCGCGCTCAAGCCCGTGGTGGAGATGAACGTCCGTATGACGATGGGCCGCATCGCGTGGGAGTGGATGAAACGCAAGCCGGGCAGCGCGGGTGGCAGGCTTCGTCTGTTGCGCCGGCAATCACTGACGGCTGCTGAATTGGAGGAGCTCCGGAAGGGGCCCGGAATTTTTCTGAACGATCCGGCATCCGCATTGAGTTTTCTCGCCTTCTGGGAAGAGCGCTGAGATCCAGTCCTCAGGGATTCCGAAAAAAAAATTTGATCGACCCGAGGGGTGGAGCGGTTTCGAAGCGTTGGTAGGATGAAATGACCAGACATTCATCCGGCCACACACCGCGCTTCATCAGCACGGTCTGCTTTTTCCTGTATGCGATTTCCGCCATCGTCCATGCGGTGGAAGAGGTGCCCGGCGGTCGGGAATCCCCGTTGGCGGCTCCATTGAAAATCGCCACCGTGGACATGCGGGAGCTCTACAAGCAGTATTACCGTAGTACGGAACTGGAAAAGGAGATGGGCGTTCATCAGGCAAGGATCCAAAAAGAGGATGGCGCGCGCGTGGCCCGGGCGAAGGAACTCGAAGAACGGCTGGGAAAAATCCGCAAGCAGCTTGAGGACCCCTCCCTGAATGACTCGAAAAAACAATCGCTCTTCAAGACATGGCAGGCAGGGCAGCAGGAAGCCATCGCCCTTGATCGGGAACGCCGTGAGTTCGTCCAGCGCCGGGCACAGGCGCTCAATGAGGAGATGCGCCTCCGGATGAAGGCCATTCTTGGAGAAATCCGGGGGATGGTCGAGGAATGGGCGAAATCGGAGGATTTCGACCATGTGCTCGACCGGTCCGGTCTCAGCGGCTTCCATGTTCCCATCCTTCTCTATGCCAAGGACTCCACCGATATCACCGGAACCCTTCTCAAGGGGCTCAACCGCGGTGCTCCGGCGGAAAATCCCGTGACAAAAACCGCTGGTGAAGACAGGCTCGAAGTTGAAGCAGGCCGTTGATGGATGTTGAAATTCCAACGCTGACGCATGGGTTGTCGTGCTGCGACGAAGCCGCGTGGCGGACATTCCACGATCATTTCTATCCCATGCTCCATGCCTTGGCCGTTTCCCGGGGAGCCGCCGCCTGCGATGCGCCGGGGATCGTCCAAGGCGTCTACCTGCGGGTCCTGCGGCATGCGAAGGTGTTCGGGAGCGCGGATTCCTTCGACGCCTGGCTCGCCTGTCTCGTCCGCTGCGAGGTCATCGATACCGCCCGCCGGAGGGGACGGAGGTCCTGGCTGAATGAACGTTTCCAGCAGTGGCAGGAGTCGAGATCAATCGATGGGGACGACGCCGCCCGGAGCCAGTTGGAAGACGCGCTGGCTGGTTTGGACGCGAGCGATCTTTCGTTGATCCAACGGCATTATCTGGACGGCTGGTCGCAGGAAAATCTCGCCGAGGAACACCAGATCAGCGTGAAGGCGGTGGAGTCGAAACTGGCGCGTCTGCGCAAACGTGTCCGCCGGAATTTTGAGAAAGCCGCAACCCATTCATCGATATGAATCCAACGGACGAGACCGCGAACCAAGTCTGGGTGAGGACACTGCCGCTGGTGCGCAAGGCCCGTCACCGGCGGAGGAGACGGCGCATCATGCTGGCCGGCATCTCGGCATGTGCCTTGGTCTGCTGTCCCTGGCTGGCATGGAGGCAGTCTCCGGGTGCGCCTTCGGGCCTGCCTATCGGCTTGCCTCCGGGCGAGCGTGGTACGGCGGCTTTCGTGCCACCGGTTTCCGAAATCCAGGAGACCATCGCCGTGATGAGGGTGGACGAGGAGGGCAGGATGCGGTTGGAGGAACTCCCGGTAGGTGAGTTCGGATCCGTCGAGCTGGTGTTCGGCCTGACGCAGCTGGTGTCCGACGACCTGCCAGATTGAAAAAACCCGCCGCGGCATGGAACCGGGGCGGGTGGGTTGAAATCTTTTTTTTCAGGCAGGCCCTCAGTCGAGATCCTTCTTCTCAAGCGCCTTGTCGATGTGCTTGAGGAAATCCTCCGTTTTCGGGAATTCGGAGGCGAAGAAGCGGGTGAATTCCTTTCCTTCCGGATTGAAAAGGATGACGGTCGGGAAGCCCTCGATCTTGTATTTCTCGGCGTAAGGCTGGTTCTTCTCCTTTACGGCCTTGTCGCCGTTCGGGTAGTCCAGTTCGACCAAGATGTATTTTTTCGATGCCTCGGAGACGAACTCCTTCTTGGAAAAGACGTTTTTCCGCATGGCGATGCATGGCGGGCACCAGTCCGAGCCGGTGAACTCGACGAGCACCGACTTTTTCTCCGCCTTGGCTTGGACAAAGGCTTTTTCAAGATCGGTGGTCCAGCCTTCCGGGGTGTTGGCGAATGCGGAGGAGGTGAGAGCGGCGACGCCCAGGGTTGCGGAAGCGAGCCAGGTAATTGCTTTCATGTTACTAATAAGCGTAGCGAGCTGGCGGTTTATTCAAAAAAAATCGCCAGATTTCTTTCGAGCCGGTAGCCAGTGGCCATGCAACGCCTCATCCTCGCCACCCGCAACGCCCATAAAACCGCTGAAATCCGTGCGATGGTCGGCGACCGCTACGAAGTCCTCGATGTGACGGCGTTTCCCGACCTGCCGGAAATCGAGGAAACGGGAACAAAATTTTTAGAAAACGCGCGGCTCAAGGCCGAGGGCATCAGCCTTCACGTGGAAGGATGGGTGCTTTCGGACGATTCGGGTCTGGAAGTGGACGCCCTCGACGGCGCACCCGGCGTGTGGTCATCCAGTTATGGTGGGGAGGAAGGGAACCACGCGAAGAACAACGCGCGGCTCCTCACGGAAATGGCGGGGAAATCCGACCGCACCGCCCGTTTCCGCTGTACCATGGTGCTCGCGAGGGATGGCAGGGAAGTCGCGCACTTCAGCGGCGCCGTGGAAGGTCGCTTGGTTGAAGCCCTGCACGGCACGGGTGGCTTCGGCTACGATCCGTTGTTCATACCAGACGGCTATGACCAGACCTTCGCGGAATTGGGTGACGGGATCAAAAACACGCTCAGTCACCGCTCCCGTGCGCTGGCGGAGGTCATCGCGTATCTCAACGACAACGGCATAAAATAATTTACATTTCTTGATAATTTGAAAAACTTTTCATCATGAAACGGTTTTTCCTGCTCCTTGCCCTCCTGACGCCCGTCATCGGCACATTGGCATCCTGCTCAAGTCAGGTGAAAGCCAAGCACCCGGTTTCGTACCGGTTCGAGAGAGGTCGCACGGCGATGATCAAGGATGGGGTGGCCTACGCTCCAAGAAACGCCCCCGCTGCAGTGAAACGCGCCATCGCCGCAGGTAACCGGCTCCAGGGGAAACCTTACAAATGGGGCGGCGGCCATGGGAAATTGCAGGATTCGGGTTACGATTGCTCGGGTTCCGTCTCCTATGTCCTGCGTGAAGCGGGCCTCATGAAAGGCAGCGGTACTTCCAAGAGCTTTTTCGGCTACGGCAAGAAAGGTGAAGGGAAATGGATCACGCTCTATATCCGGAACGGACATGTCTTCATGACCGTCGCGGGCCTCCGTCTCGATACCGGTGGCCCGGGGAACGAATCCGGCCCCCGTTGGAAAACCGCGACGCGTCAGGGCCGCGGCCACGTGGTGAGGCATCCCAAGGGGCTTTAAACCGCCGCGGCGAGTTCCGCCAGCGTCGGGAAAACCCGATCGGCGGAGGCAAAATCCAGTTCCGCCGTCACCCGGTTCGGAACGACCCATACCGTCATGCCGGCGGCCTTCGCGGCTTTTACACCATTGAGCGAATCCTCGATGACGAGGCATTCCGCAGGAGGAAGTCCGAGCCGCCTCGCACCTTCCAGGTATAGATCCGGCGCGGGCTTGATCCGTGGAGCGTCTCCCCGGCAGACCACCGACTCGAACCGATCGGCAAACGCGAGTTTTTCCAACCAGCCGTCCACCCAATGGTGCGACGAACTTGAGACGACGGCCCGCCGGATCGCCTGGGTTGCGAGCTTGTCCAGCAAACCGGTGACGCCGGGCATGAGCCCCTCACCCGCCAGATCGCGCAGGATCTCCTCCTGCCGCCGTGCGTCGAGATCGTGCCAGTCGAACGCCAGGCCCGAGAGCTCCTCCAGGTGCGTCTTCGGCGACCACGTGGCGAAGTCGGAGCCGATGCAGCGGGTATACGTCGCCAGCGGCAGATCGTGCCCGTGTTTCCGGAATGTCCGCAACCACGCCTGGTAGATCGCCCATTCGGTATCGACGAGCACGCCGTCGAAATCAAACAACACTGCGGAAAATGCCATGCATTGGGATGGCCCGGCGGTGGTGGCTCTGGCAAGTGTGGATTGACAGGATGGGCGGCGGATTCACGTTTCCTGCAGACATGCGCCGCCTCATTGCACTGATTTTTTCCCTGCTCGCCCTTTCCGCCGGAGCGGAAACCAAGCCGCCGAAGGGCGTGGATGCCACACTCGTTTCGGAAACCGGCGGCATCAGCGCGGGAAAAAAATTCACCGTCGCGCTCAAGCTGCGTCATCACGAGAAGTTCCATACCTATTGGGAGAACCCCGGTGTGGCGGGTGTGCCGACAAAGATCGTGTGGCAGCTTCCCGAAGGCTTTTCCGCAGGGCCCATCCAGTGGCCATATCCGGAAAAAACCATGATGGCGGTCCATCCCGTGCACGGATACGAGCGGGATGTCATGTTGCTGGTGGATATCACACCTCCTGCGGAAATCCCATCTGCGAAAGTCACGCTCCAGGCCACCGCCACGTGGATGGCCTGTGCCGACGGGTGTTATCCGGGAAAAACCTCCCTCAGTCTCGAACTTCCAGTTTCGTCCGAATCGGGCGTGGATGAGACGTTTTCCAAGGCACGCCAGGAAATCCCCCGCGCGCTGGAGGATTGGGATGCCAAGCTTTTGTCCGCTGTGGATGCGGAGGAAATCCGCTTCCGCCTGACGCCTGCTGATCCCGGTTCGACTCTGCCGGGTGATCTCTATTTTTTCTCCTCGGACGGTCAGGTTTCCTCGGACCAACCGCAGCACGTCGAACAAAAAGACGGATCGTACGAAATCACCGTCAGGCGGTCCGAGTTTGGTCCCAAGGGGAAGGCAACCCTGCCGGGAGTCCTGCTATCCAAGTCCCCGCTCGGTAAGGATGGGCCGCGTTTCGCCACCATCGAGGCACGGTAGGAGTCGCGGGTTGGAGACCCTTGGAACCGGTGGCCAGGCTTCCACCGGTGCAAAAAAATCCCCCGGACCACGGATGCGGAACGGGGGAGCGGTGTGGGGAATGATGGTGCCGGCTTACTTGGCCTTCACGGTCAGAACACCGGACATCAGGGCGAAGTGGCCTGGGAAGGTGCAGACGAATGGATAGGCACCGGCTTCGGCAGGAGCGGTGAAAGTGAGGGTCTCCGTCTCGCCGCCGCCCAGAAGCTTGGTGTGGGCGATGACCTGCTTCTTGCTCTCCTCGTCTTCAGGGACGTAGTCGGTGGTGGTTGCCTTCATCGCCTTGGTTGCGAAGGCAGGAATCGCGGTGCCCGCCTTGAGAAGGACGAAGTTGTGGCCCATGGCAGCCTTCGGAAGCTTGCCGATGTGTTTGAAAGTGAGAACCACGGTGTCACCGGCGGTGACTTCCAATGCCTTGGTGCTGAACTGCATTTGGTCGTTACCAGTGAGTTCGAGTTTCTTTTCCTCGGCGAGGGCGGGAAGGGCGATACAGGTGGCTGCGAATGCTAGGATCAAATTTTTCATAATCAATGTCCGTGTTAGAACGTGCGGCAACTGTCGCATCTTTCATTTAGGGAGCAACCGAAAAGCGGCATCACGCATGGAAATCAAAGTCCAACGCAGGAAACGCCCGGCCGTTCAGCCGTGGTTCGATGGCGTGCCGGCCCGAATGGTAGACCCGGGTGGTGACCGGTTTCATCGGATGACGGCCGGTGATCTCCCAGATTTCCCCGCCTGCCAGCTCCCTGACCCGCCCCTTGAAAACCTTGGGAGTCTGGCTGCCGTTCGCCTTGCGATGCAGGATCGCGTAATCGTAGAGCACCCGCAGCGGGGCGGGGGAGGTGTTCCTCACCCGCAGGCGGTACTCGAGATGCCCGCCGATTTCCACCGCTGGAGTGAGGAGCGAGAATTCCTCGATTTCCAAGGAATCCGCGCTGCCGAATCCGTGGTAGGAAAGCGCCTGCGGGTGGCCTTGTTTGATGAGCGTGCGGCAGGCGTGACGGGCGAGTTTCGCAAAACCGGCGTCCGGCTTTCCCGCATCCCGCCATTTTGCCAGGGTTTCCAATACCAGTTCCGGATGGGATTTGCTGAAATCGTTAAGATGGTTGGAAACGGACAGTCGCACGTAGTCGCTCTTGTCGCGGTGGAGGATTTCCAACAATGGCATGGCAAGACCGGGATCCGCCATCAGTTCGGGGAGACGCTCGCCCCATGGCAGCAGCGGGCGGGTGCCTTCGGATACAAGCCGCCGGACATGCTCGTCCGGATCCTTCGCCCATTTCTTCATGTGGCGGAGCGTGCGTTGCCGGTGTTCCCGCAGGAACGGACGGATGGCGAACTCCGCGGTGAAAACGCGTGTCATCTCACGCAGCGCGGCCATCGACTCTTCGAAATGATCCAAGCCGCGCCGTGCCACGATGTCGGTGAGAGGCCAGACGAGGAAACCACGCAGGCCATCCGGATCGTCCTCATTCCGCGCGAGGGTTTTGACAAGGATGGGAAACAGCTCCGGTGATTCCGGAAGACCGGCCTCGATACGCAGCGCGATCGACCGCATCCGCTGTTTCAGCTCCAGAGGCTCGAGCTCCTCTTCCAGCCCGCGGCGGAAGGCGGCCATGGGAAATGCCGGATGAACGTCCAGGATGCGCGTCGCGATGCGGCAGGCGTTCGGATAGGAAAATGCGTTTTTGAAAGGCTCCATGGTGCGGGCGCTTGCCGGGTCGCACCATGCGCATCAGGCGGCCTTCGGATCGAGAATGAAATCGATGAAAATCTGCATGCGCTGGAGAACATCGGCATCGATGAACTGTCTCGCATCCGGGCAATGCAGCCAGCTCTGCGCGGTTTCCTCGTCTTTCGAAAAATTTCCGGCAGGGGCGGTTTCGATTCGGGCGAGTTCCGAAAGCATGCTCGTGAGGGCGCGCTCGCAGCCATGGCGTATGTCGTTGTCGCCGGGCAAGGGGATCTGCGTTTCGCGAAGCTCCTTGAGGATCTGCACGATCAACGGGAAGCGGGTCATTACCCGGTTGATGTCCCCGGCGCATTGTGTGCGCAGATGGGATGGGTGTGGACTGACGGGTGCGTTTTGCATGGCTGAAATCGAAAGGCTGCGAATATGGGTTAGTGCGGAATGATTGGCCAGTGACCAATTCGGCATTCTTTCCCTCGAAAAACCGCTCGCCATCCACCCGGATCATGGCCGATTCTGGGGTGTTCGGACCGCTGGACGGTCCGACCGGCATATTCAAAAATCACCATGCACGAACCGGCATATTTCATGAAAAAAGCCATCGACCTCGCACGCCGGGGCATGCGTCAGGGAGAGGGAGGACCATTCGGCGCGGTGGTTGTGAGGGATGGAGCGATTATTGGAGAAGGTTGGAACCGGGTTCTGGCGACGAATGATCCGACGGCACACGGGGAGGTGTCCGCCATCCGGGATGCCTGTGCGAAACTCGGGACATTTTCACTCGCAGGTTGTGAAATCCACACCACCGGACAGCCATGTCCGATGTGTCTGGGTGCGATCCACTGGGCGAGGATCGGCAGGATTTATTATGGTTTCAGCATCGGAGACGCGGCGGAGATCGGATTCGACGATACGGAATTCCACCGCCAGATGCGTCTTCCCGAGCAAGAGCGCCTCATTCCGTCGGAGGAATCGTGCCGTGAGGAGGCGTTGCAACTCGCCAGGGAATACAGCCGGCTTCCCAACCGGCGGCACTATTGAGAGAAAATCGCCGCAGACGCTTGCTTGACGGCTGCCCCCGGTCGTGTGGAAGCTCTCCTCCATGGCATGGAGGATCGAAGAAGCGGTCGCCCACGGTGAAATTGACAACACCGTCGAGGGGCGTACCACAGGGCGCATCTGGCTGGCCGGACGCGACGAGCCGCTGATCCTTTCACTCGATGGTGACTGCTGGCGCGATCTTGCCGGCACACGGCTGCAATTTGAAAACCCTTCACCGGTGACGGGGCCGGACGCGGAGGCATTGGACATCGATCAAACGGGAATCGTCGGTGACATGACGGCCTCCCGGAAAAACAAGATTCCGACGGTCAGCGAGGAGGAGTTCAACACTCTCTATCAGAACCATCAGGAGATACCTTACGAATGGCATAACACTCTTTATCTCGAGTGGTTCAGCGAGATCAACGGCCGCGTGGTCATCGAGTCCGCCGGGTACACGCTTACGATCTCGCCGCATGAATGGCAGATGGACGAGGATGGGGAGGACGCACAGAAGCTCGCGAACCTGAATTCCATGCGGGATTTCATGGCGCAGGTCATCCGCCGCCGTGACCCGGAAGGCCCCGAGCCGGATGTTTCCGGAGAGCTGGATGAGTTCGCTTGGGAGGAGCGTCTCAAGGAATCCGACCGCCTGACGGACGCCTATCAGGAAGTGCTTGAGAAATACATGGAGGACGTGGACAGCGAGCAGAAGGAGGCCTTCGTCATGGGCTGGGACGGTCTGCTGGACGCCCTCGCGGATCGGGATGAAGCAGGGGAAAACGAGTTTTCCAGCGAAAGCGCTGACTTCGGTCCGGATGATGACGCCCGGGATTTCGAAGACGGCGGAACGGTGGACGATGACTTCGACGATGATGAGGGGTCGTTTGGAAATGAAGAGGACCACCCGCTTCAGAGGCAGGCTCAGGAACTCGCCATGCGCGCCATGGATGTCGTCCGGAGCGACGGTGGGCCGGGGACGCCGTCCTACCAGCTTGTTACCAACCTGCTCCAGGTGAGTGGCAAGCTGGCCGGGGTCCTGCACGGTCGTGGGAGCGGCTACGAGCCGGAAGCGGGATTTGTGCTGGCCGTTTTGAAACGCTGCCTGAACTGGCTCAACGAAGCCGTGGGTTCCTGCCAGGAGCTGATGGAAATCGAGCGGGATCCCGACCAGCGCGCCGCCCTCGAACACCTCCGGAGTTCCGCATTTGAAATCCGCGACAGCATCGTGGAGCTCCGGCGCGAGCTCAAATAGGGGGATCCCGCAACATCAGACGCCCTCCACCTGAAAGCCCATGTCAACCCTGCGTTCCATCATCCCCCTTGCAGCCGGCCTCGCCATCGGAGCCACGGGTGCCATCCTGTTCATCCAGAGCATGCCGCCGCCGGAAGGCTCGGCGGAGGAACGGGTCGCAAAACTCGAAGCCGAGCTCAAACAATCGAACAACCGTGTCGCTTCGCTGGAAGCCCTGGATCCCCAGGGCTCCAAACGCCCCGGACGCACGCTGAAGGACGGTTTGCGCAGCATCGCCGACGACTTCCGCGAAGGCCGCCCCGTCACTCCGGAAGATGTCTTCCGCGCGACGCAACCCCTCATCCGGGACCTCGCGCCCATCTTCGACCGCATGCGGACCAAGGAACTGCAGCGTCGCTCGGACGAATTGTCCGGAGAACTCGCCCGCAAGTATTCCCTCACCCCGGACCAGCAGGAATCCTTGAAAAAATGGTTGGATGTCCGGGCGGAGGAGGAAGCGAAGCGTTTCACCGCGCTCATCTCCCAGAAAGGCGTGAAGATGGAGGATCTCAACGCCGCCACCAATGACATCCGTATCGAGGACGGCTTGGAATCGTTCATGCGGAACACGCTCAGCCCTGACAAGTACGTGGGCTTCAAGGCCGAACACATGCGGGAAAAAGTCGAGAGCGTGCAAAAGGAGGCGGACATGAAGGTCGAGCGGCTGGACCAGATCGTCAAATTGGATGACGACCAGCGCGGGCAGGTTTTCGGCATGCTCGCCCGCGGCGCGCGCGATTATGATCCCGAAATGCGGTTCGAGGGCCAGGGCACGGACAGCACGCTCAGCGGCAAGTCCAAACAGGACGCCATCCTGTCCGTGCTCCGTCCCGACCAG from Luteolibacter yonseiensis includes these protein-coding regions:
- a CDS encoding DUF455 family protein, with the translated sequence MTEIREIAERVLFAETLEEKLRLGPVGAVDHSPGPAIALPDAPGRPRELRVRGNGVRVDFPGIHRLDDDRERGVMLHFLANHELLAAELMALVLLRFPDAPKEYRAGVYEAMREEQAHALMYVRRMKECGIAFGELPVNDHFWRLIAPMETPLDFVTRLNLTFEQANLDFSKHYAGLFRQVGDTATAAVLEKIHQDEIGHVGHGLKWFRRWKEGGETDWQAFRRCLHFPLTPARAKGLAPFNADSRRLAGLDEDFISHLEVCEHSRGRTPVVHWFNPNAESHARATMIGKPWQPDKTALALEHDLEALMLGCCRRDDAVLMRAAPSIDHLTSLKNAGYELPEIMTVGSPAGRKLGGLRPWAWSPDAVERLRPYADDVSPNVDQPWREALPAEWFSKEIGLRLEHAMGPVPETGLLFHEVEPVLSAIQRHLGSGQALLKAPMSYAGRGHLRVNAESDPLKTRNWISNTLASHGSVVVEPWLDRVMDFSALYEMKADGAVPLIGMTRMENDAAGRFLGIRVSPKWGTILDPEIAVYLFREARVMEVYQKQIPALLGGLLPGYVGPLCVDAMVHRRADGSPALKPVVEMNVRMTMGRIAWEWMKRKPGSAGGRLRLLRRQSLTAAELEELRKGPGIFLNDPASALSFLAFWEER
- a CDS encoding alpha/beta hydrolase encodes the protein MKFLKTLLILQACFVTAYAKEAAPAASIPYYPAETKQEDPEHRCALDMRLPADKEGFATLIWFHGGGLTGGKRDFPQFPGDGVALVSAGYRLSPQVPCPVFIEDAAAAVAWTIKNIGKYGGDPKKVFVGGHSAGGYLALMVGMDAKWLKPYGLAPGDIAGLLPVSAQVTTHFHVKELEKIPGPSLVPYIDDFAPLRFSSKDLPPICLITGDRRIEWPCRVEENELLFATLKKLEHPDVEFHEIKDLDHGTVPRGAAGVMPGFIERVSKALDAR
- a CDS encoding thioredoxin family protein gives rise to the protein MKAITWLASATLGVAALTSSAFANTPEGWTTDLEKAFVQAKAEKKSVLVEFTGSDWCPPCIAMRKNVFSKKEFVSEASKKYILVELDYPNGDKAVKEKNQPYAEKYKIEGFPTVILFNPEGKEFTRFFASEFPKTEDFLKHIDKALEKKDLD
- a CDS encoding OmpH family outer membrane protein, whose product is MTRHSSGHTPRFISTVCFFLYAISAIVHAVEEVPGGRESPLAAPLKIATVDMRELYKQYYRSTELEKEMGVHQARIQKEDGARVARAKELEERLGKIRKQLEDPSLNDSKKQSLFKTWQAGQQEAIALDRERREFVQRRAQALNEEMRLRMKAILGEIRGMVEEWAKSEDFDHVLDRSGLSGFHVPILLYAKDSTDITGTLLKGLNRGAPAENPVTKTAGEDRLEVEAGR
- a CDS encoding RNA polymerase sigma factor, whose translation is MDVEIPTLTHGLSCCDEAAWRTFHDHFYPMLHALAVSRGAAACDAPGIVQGVYLRVLRHAKVFGSADSFDAWLACLVRCEVIDTARRRGRRSWLNERFQQWQESRSIDGDDAARSQLEDALAGLDASDLSLIQRHYLDGWSQENLAEEHQISVKAVESKLARLRKRVRRNFEKAATHSSI
- the azu gene encoding azurin; this encodes MKNLILAFAATCIALPALAEEKKLELTGNDQMQFSTKALEVTAGDTVVLTFKHIGKLPKAAMGHNFVLLKAGTAIPAFATKAMKATTTDYVPEDEESKKQVIAHTKLLGGGETETLTFTAPAEAGAYPFVCTFPGHFALMSGVLTVKAK
- the rdgB gene encoding RdgB/HAM1 family non-canonical purine NTP pyrophosphatase, coding for MQRLILATRNAHKTAEIRAMVGDRYEVLDVTAFPDLPEIEETGTKFLENARLKAEGISLHVEGWVLSDDSGLEVDALDGAPGVWSSSYGGEEGNHAKNNARLLTEMAGKSDRTARFRCTMVLARDGREVAHFSGAVEGRLVEALHGTGGFGYDPLFIPDGYDQTFAELGDGIKNTLSHRSRALAEVIAYLNDNGIK
- a CDS encoding DNA alkylation repair protein; the protein is MEPFKNAFSYPNACRIATRILDVHPAFPMAAFRRGLEEELEPLELKQRMRSIALRIEAGLPESPELFPILVKTLARNEDDPDGLRGFLVWPLTDIVARRGLDHFEESMAALREMTRVFTAEFAIRPFLREHRQRTLRHMKKWAKDPDEHVRRLVSEGTRPLLPWGERLPELMADPGLAMPLLEILHRDKSDYVRLSVSNHLNDFSKSHPELVLETLAKWRDAGKPDAGFAKLARHACRTLIKQGHPQALSYHGFGSADSLEIEEFSLLTPAVEIGGHLEYRLRVRNTSPAPLRVLYDYAILHRKANGSQTPKVFKGRVRELAGGEIWEITGRHPMKPVTTRVYHSGRHAIEPRLNGRAFPALDFDFHA
- a CDS encoding NlpC/P60 family protein, which produces MKRFFLLLALLTPVIGTLASCSSQVKAKHPVSYRFERGRTAMIKDGVAYAPRNAPAAVKRAIAAGNRLQGKPYKWGGGHGKLQDSGYDCSGSVSYVLREAGLMKGSGTSKSFFGYGKKGEGKWITLYIRNGHVFMTVAGLRLDTGGPGNESGPRWKTATRQGRGHVVRHPKGL
- a CDS encoding HAD family hydrolase, coding for MAFSAVLFDFDGVLVDTEWAIYQAWLRTFRKHGHDLPLATYTRCIGSDFATWSPKTHLEELSGLAFDWHDLDARRQEEILRDLAGEGLMPGVTGLLDKLATQAIRRAVVSSSSHHWVDGWLEKLAFADRFESVVCRGDAPRIKPAPDLYLEGARRLGLPPAECLVIEDSLNGVKAAKAAGMTVWVVPNRVTAELDFASADRVFPTLAELAAAV
- a CDS encoding protein-disulfide reductase DsbD domain-containing protein, whose translation is MRRLIALIFSLLALSAGAETKPPKGVDATLVSETGGISAGKKFTVALKLRHHEKFHTYWENPGVAGVPTKIVWQLPEGFSAGPIQWPYPEKTMMAVHPVHGYERDVMLLVDITPPAEIPSAKVTLQATATWMACADGCYPGKTSLSLELPVSSESGVDETFSKARQEIPRALEDWDAKLLSAVDAEEIRFRLTPADPGSTLPGDLYFFSSDGQVSSDQPQHVEQKDGSYEITVRRSEFGPKGKATLPGVLLSKSPLGKDGPRFATIEAR